The following proteins come from a genomic window of Malus sylvestris chromosome 4, drMalSylv7.2, whole genome shotgun sequence:
- the LOC126620152 gene encoding pentatricopeptide repeat-containing protein At2g38420, mitochondrial → MVRASALKPSSKFFLRKHRKWPVSPYNTRWQQIFNQNQAFQSLKKSLPPPCHLLPTLIYSFKTYNVDPTPEAYHFVLKTLTKTSQFDHIVPVLCQLGKVEKFDTPEHIFSHLIGFYGRWSKTQDAIDLFYRIPKFRCVPSAHSLNALLYVLCGSCECLKLVPEILLRSHVMGIRLEESSFWILVNALCGIGKVGYAIEIMNCMMNNGYGLNVKICGLISLSLCEQKDSECVDVMGFMGEMQILGFCPGMMDYSNVIRVMVKQGRGLDALNVLVKMKEEGIKPDIVCYTMVLHGFIAEGDFKKADQVFDELLVLGLVPDVYTYNVYINGLCKQNKVESGLMMITSMEELGCKPNLITYNILLKAICNSGELRRARNLMREMTLNGVGVNLQTYRIMLDGLFGKGDIEEACVFMEEMFDKVIVHFCSSFDEVIYGLCQRGLVCKAMELLKKMVAKNVAPRSKAWEALLLSSGSEPSLEETTWTGLVEPIVALP, encoded by the coding sequence ATGGTGAGAGCATCTGCACTAAAACCCAGTAGCAAATTCTTCCTGAGAAAGCACAGGAAATGGCCGGTCTCGCCGTACAACACCAGATGGCAACAAATCTTCAACCAAAACCAAGCCTTCCAAAGCCTCAAAAAATCATTGCCGCCACCCTGCCACCTTCTTCCGACGCTCATTTACTCCTTTAAAACCTACAACGTCGACCCAACCCCGGAAGCCTACCACTTTGTCCTCAAAACCCTCACCAAAACCTCCCAGTTCGACCACATCGTTCCGGTTCTCTGCCAGCTCGGAAAAGTCGAAAAGTTCGACACGCCGGAGCACATTTTTTCCCATCTAATTGGTTTTTATGGCCGTTGGAGCAAAACCCAGGACGCAATTGATCTGTTTTACAGAATTCCCAAGTTCAGGTGTGTCCCTTCTGCTCACTCTCTCAATGCATTGTTGTATGTGCTTTGTGGGTCCTGTGAATGTCTTAAATTGGTTCCCGAGATTTTGCTCAGGAGCCATGTAATGGGCATCCGGCTCGAAGAATCGAGTTTTTGGATTTTGGTCAATGCATTGTGTGGAATTGGGAAGGTTGGATATGCTATTGAGATTATGAATTGTATGATGAATAATGGTTATGGTTTGAATGTGAAGATTTGCGGTTTGATATCGTTATCATTGTGTGAACAAAAGGATTCAGAGTGTGTTGATGTTATGGGGTTTATGGGAGAAATGCAGATACTTGGGTTTTGTCCTGGGATGATGGACTATTCCAATGTGATTAGGGTTATGGTGAAACAGGGGAGGGGTTTGGATGCTTTGAATGTGTTGGTTAAGATGAAGGAGGAAGGAATTAAGCCTGACATTGTTTGTTATACCATGGTCTTACATGGCTTTATCGCGGAAGGGGATTTCAAGAAGGCGGATCAGGTTTTTGATGAGCTGCTTGTGTTGGGTTTGGTTCCGGATGTTTATACCTACAATGTGTATATAAATGGTTTGTGTAAGCAGAATAAAGTTGAATCGGGATTGATGATGATTACTTCTATGGAAGAGTTGGGGTGCAAGCCTAATTTGATTACTTATAACATCTTGCTGAAGGCAATTTGTAACAGTGGGGAGCTTAGGAGGGCTAGAAATCTTATGCGTGAGATGACGTTAAACGGTGTTGGGGTAAACTTGCAGACTTATAGGATTATGCTGGATGGTCTGTTTGGCAAGGGAGACATTGAGGAAGCTTGTGTCTTTATGGAAGAAATGTTCGATAAGGTTATTGTTCATTTTTGTTCCTCATTCGATGAGGTGATTTATGGGTTGTGCCAAAGGGGTTTGGTTTGTAAAGCAATGGAATTGCTGAAGAAAATGGTTGCCAAGAACGTTGCTCCCAGATCAAAGGCTTGGGAAGCACTGCTCCTTAGCTCAGGATCTGAACCCAGCTTAGAGGAGACTACTTGGACGGGTTTGGTGGAGCCAATAGTAGCACTTCCATAG
- the LOC126620274 gene encoding uncharacterized protein LOC126620274, translated as MATIAFGSSLVSVRAEQTDAVRSSLLYTQNFNFLRLKRSCASSMTRWRGVGVPRATAEAVGGGVIERGEEVKEKEKGSVLRVGVVCGGPSAERGISLNSARSVLDHIQGGDIHVNCYYLDAGLNAFAISPAQVYSNTPADFDFKLESLAQGFRSLSDFAEHLAGSVDIVFPVIHGQFGEDGGIQELLEKYNVPFVGTGSGECCQAFDKYNASLELSKQGFITVPSCLVQGSEADESELSKWFARNQLDVESGKVVVKPARAGSSIGVTVAYGVADTFSKANAIITEGIDSKVLVEIFLEGGSEFTAIVLDVGSGLDSHPVVLLPSEVELQFHDSVDKDAIFNYRRKYLPTQQVAYHTPPRFPIGVIESIREGASQLFRKLGLRDFARIDGWFLPNSIHVPTLSDSKFGRTEMGTIFYTDINLISGMEQTSFLFQQASKVGFSHSNILRSIIRRACMRYPNLAPFCSASDHVPRRSKTSLRSEPVCKGKRKVFVIFGGDSSERQVSLISGTNVWLNLQAFDDLEVIPCLLAPTIVKNKVDLSSRTVWSLPYSLVLRHTIEEVLDACVEAIEPDRVAHTSHLRDRVVHDLTEGLKKHSWFTGFDITDELPVKLSVEQWIKLAKEVQATVFLSVHGGIGEDGTLQSLLEVEGIPHTGPGVMASKICMDKLATSLALNHLSDLGVLTINKDLRRKEDLISSSIPNLWHELTSKLHCETLCVKPARDGCSTGVGRLCCADDLLVYVKALEDCLHRIPPNSFSKAHGTIEMPNPPPELLIFEPFIETDNIIVSSKSRNEKGHQILWSGESRWVEITVGVVGTQGSMRSLTPSITVRESGDILTLEEKFQGGTGINLTPPPSSIISNEALQKCKKHIEIIANSLELEGFSRIDAFVNVDSGEVLMIEVNTVPGMTPSTVLIHQALAEEPPLYPHEFFRTLLDLALERTVYTP; from the exons ATGGCGACGATCGCATTTGGTTCCAGCCTTGTTTCAGTTCGCGCCGAGCAAACCGACGCTGTTCGGAGCTCGCTGCTGTACACCCAGAACTTCAATTTCTTGCGGTTGAAGAGAAGCTGTGCTTCGTCGATGACGCGGTGGCGCGGCGTCGGAGTTCCACGCGCCACTGCGGAGGCGGTGGGCGGTGGAGTTATTGAGAGGGGAGAGGAGgtgaaagagaaggagaaaggtAGCGTTCTGAGAGTTGGCGTCGTTTGCGGAGGTCCCTCGGCGGAGCGTGGGATTTCTCTCAACTCGGCTCGATCAGTTCTCGATCACATTCAG GGAGGTGATATACATGTGAATTGCTATTACCTTGACGCTGGCCTCAATGCATTTGCAATATCCCCTGCTCAG GTTTACTCAAACACTCCCGCGGATTTTGATTTTAAACTCGAAAG CCTTGCCCAAGGTTTCCGGTCTTTGTCTGACTTCGCTGAACATCTAGCTGGCTCTGTGGACATAGTGTTCCCAGTCATACACGGTCAATTTGGTGAAGACGGTGGCATTCAG GAGCTGCTGGAAAAGTATAACGTTCCATTTGTTGGCACGGGATCAGGTGAATGTTGCCAAGCATTCGATAAG TACAATGCTTCGTTGGAGCTCAGCAAACAAGGATTTATAACAGTACCAAGTTGTTTAGTACAG GGAAGTGAAGCAGATGAATCTGAACTGTCAAAATGGTTTGCAAGAAATCAACTGGATGTTGAGTCAGGGAAAGTTGTG GTAAAACCAGCACGAGCGGGATCAAGCATTGGTGTTACGGTTGCATATGGTGTGGCTGATACTTTTAGCAAGGCTAATGCAATTATTACAGAG GGAATTGACTCCAAAGTCCTTGTAGAAATATTTCTTGAAGGAGGGAGTGAGTTTACAGCAATTGTTCTTGATGTGGGGTCTGGATTAGATTCCCATCCTGTTGTATTACTACCAAGCGAG GTAGAACTTCAATTCCATGACAGTGTTGATAAGGATGCAATTTTCAACTACAGGAGGAAATATCTTCCAACACAACAG GTTGCTTATCATACCCCACCTCGTTTTCCGATTGGTGTTATCGAAAGTATTCGAGAAGGAGCATCTCAGTTATTCAGAAAGCTTGGTCTTCGTGACTTTGCTCGTATTGATGGATGGTTTCTCCCTAATTCTATTCATGTACCAACATTGTCAGATAGCAAATTCGGAAGGACTGAGATGGGTACAATATTCTATACTGACATTAATCTG ATTAGTGGGATGGAGCAGACCAGCTTTTTATTTCAGCAAGCCTCGAAG GTTGGATTTTCTCATTCAAATATTCTCCGGAGCATAATCCGGCGTGCTTGTATGCGGTATCCAAACCTTGCACCATTTTGTAGTGCATCAGATCATGTTCCTAGAAGATCAAAAACTTCACTGCGTAGTGAACCAGTTTGCAAGGGTAAGCGcaaagtttttgttatttttggaGGAGACTCGTCAGAGAGACAGGTATCTCTTATCAGCGGAACAAACGTTTGGCTTAATTTGCAAGCTTTTGACGAT CTTGAAGTGATTCCATGTTTGCTTGCCCCCACAATTGTCAAAAACAAGGTTGATTTGAGTTCCAGAACCGTTTGGTCTTTACC TTACTCTCTTGTTCTGAGACACACCATAGAGGAAGTTCTTGATGCATGCGTAGAGGCAATTGAACCAGACCGAGTTGCTCATACATCTCACTTAAGGGACAGAGTTGTTCACGATCTTACAGAAGGCTTGAAGAAACATTCTTGGTTTACGGGGTTTGATATCACTGACGAACTGCCCGTAAAATTATCGGTTGAACAGTGGATCAAGCTAGCCAAGGAAGTTCAGGCTACAGTTTTTCTTTCAG TGCATGGAGGCATTGGTGAAGATGGCACACTTCAGTCTTTGTTGGAGGTTGAAGGGATTCCACATACAG GTCCTGGGGTGATGGCATCAAAGATTTGTATGGACAAACTTGCAACGTCCCTTGCTCTTAATCAT CTGTCGGATTTGGGAGTTCTTACTATCAACAAAGATTTGAGGAGAAAAGAAGATCTCATTAGTTCATCAATACCAAATCTATGGCATGAATTGACCTCAAAGCTTCACTGTGAAACATTATGTGTTAAACCTGCAAGAGATGGATGCTCAACGGGGGTTGGAAGGTTATG CTGCGCCGATGACCTTTTAGTGTATGTAAAAGCATTGGAAGACTGTCTTCACCGGATTCCTCCTAATAGTTTCTCTAAG GCGCATGGAACAATTGAGATGCCAAACCCCCCTCCAGAGCTCTTAATCTTCGAGCCTTTTATCGAGACCGATAATATAATTGTTTCATCAAAATCTAGAAATGAAAAGGGGCATCAGATCTTGTGGAGCGGAGAGAGTAGATGGGTTGAAATAACTGTCGGAGTTGTTGGAACACAAGGATCTATGCGCTCGCTGACTCCTAGCATCACGGTCAGGGAGAGTGGTGACATTTTAACACTCGAGGAGAAATTCCAAG GTGGGACTGGCATCAATCTGACTCCACCTCCATCATCTATTATTAG CAACGAGGCCTTGCAGAAATGTAAAAAACATATCGAAATAATTGCAAATAGTCTTGAATTAGAAGGATTTTCACGGATTGATGCATTTGTCAACGTGGACAGTGGAGAG GTCTTGATGATAGAGGTCAACACAGTGCCTGGAATGACGCCTTCTACCGTCCTGATTCATCAG GCGCTAGCCGAGGAACCTCCCTTGTACCCTCACGAGTTTTTCCGGACGCTGCTTGATTTAGCATTAGAGAGGACCGTTTATACGCCTTAG